The Raphanus sativus cultivar WK10039 chromosome 6, ASM80110v3, whole genome shotgun sequence sequence TCGTCTGTTTCCCATTTACTTTCCTTTGGGTCATAGACATGGCTTCTAGATAACCCACTGCGTATATTTTATCAGCCATCATCACATAAGCGTAGCTTCTTGTGAGAGCTTTATTCATCTCTGGCGTAGTCATCACATGCTCCCACTTTTGTGTTTCTGTATCAAACACCAGCATAGCCTTCACTGGGTAATGATCGGCGCCACATCcaataacatatattttcccGTCGATGAAGTCAGCGAATGTACAAACGAAATTAGGAACAGGGATGCTTGGGATGGGTTCCACCGTGTGGGATCTACAATCCATGCAAAACGCATTTGTCGTCATATTTGTTTGATCAGTCCCACCAGAAACATATATCCTCGAACCTACTGCCACAGAGGCTGCATGGTAATACAAACCGGTAAACGTCATAGAGGGCACGGACCAAGCAGTGAAGGCCGTTGGCTTTCCGGCAGAGGATATACCAATGGTAAAGATAAGAGATGTTTATGTCATAGAGGGCAACGTAGAGACGGTGCTCCGTGCAGGCCAACAAGGATCTTCTTGCTTGTAGATCAGGCGAAGCAATTAGTGATCGAAAGTGCTTGGAAACAAGGGAGAGTGTTGGATGGTCGCATCTTGATGAACGCGCTAAGATGTCAATGATTACATCTTCAGGAAGTGAGGGAAGAACTAGAGACGACGGTGCTTCCGAGGATTTCTCATCATCTGCCTTTGTGTTGGAAACCATGTTAAAGATCGGACAATCACACAGAGAAGACAAACTAGAATATAAGCTCAAATCAACCATCACCGCCGCACAAGAGAGGAAAGCAATACCTAAGAGTtaatcctatatatatatattttttttgtcacgagaTTACTTAATTAAAGCCCAAACGGCAATGTTGGCCCACATGGGGTTAAATATTACAAAGAGAAAGCCCTAAGGCCTGTTTAGCAAGAGAGTCTGCCTCTCCATTGTCCTTACGCGAGATATGCGTGAAAATTATGAAATCGAAACCAGAGGAGATTTCTTGGATGTCTCTGACGATACCCACAATTTCCTTCATCTGGTGTTTGTTGTTGATTGCTGCTATGAGTGTTGAGCTGTCGGAGCAAACTTTGAGCTTTGGGAGCTCCATCGTTGCCACCATGCAAAGCCCTGATCGAATCGCAAGTGCTTCCGCGATCAAGGGGGAGTTGACGAAATCATGTGTCGTCGATCTACTCCTCTGGAGAGTGTTTGGTAGTCCGTTGAAGATCCAAGCCAGACCTGCCTTCTTCCTTCCTTTATTCCAAGCCGCATCTGTTCGACATTCAACCAGATTCGTCGTCGGTTGTCTCTGTTGATAGTCCACTCGAGGTagttttttctcctttttctcaTTTGCTTGTTGTGCTTGGTTTGCACTCTCTCGCTAGCCTGATCCCTCTTATTGCTATCTCCTCAGGTGTTGATCCTCGATTCTCAAAGAGGCGGGAGTTGCGGTCCTTCCAGATTGACCAACAAATCCAAGGCATAATGTCTGTCGAGACCCCCACTGGGGGAGACATATAGTCTGGCGGAACCGGGTGATTGCAACTTTGAAGGAGTCTCCTACAGCTATGTGAACTGTATTCTTCAACGGGATGTTTGCCCAGACTTTACGCGCACACTCGGCCAAGCAGGCACGGCTTACGCCTACACCAACCTCCTTGGCCAAAATTCACAGAGAAAAAAGGTATGTAATGGGGTTTCTGGTTCCTTGCAATGGGGGCAACAAACGTCTAACCCCATACCTCTCTTCTGCAGGTTTTCTCCTAGTGGTATTGCTCCTTGGATGATGGACCACACAAAGACTTTCAGTTTTGGTGAGTACTCCTTAGCCCATAAGTCCTTAATCCAGTGAAAGTCTTGCGGGTTGATGCTACTGATTTCATTTCTAGGATGTGCTTCCCCGATAGCAGAGTTGTAGCCTGATCGTGTTGTGTACACTCCTGTTGCCAGCGGCTGCCAAATATAGGTGTCTTCCATCCCCTTCAAGCTCGGTTGGAGACCTTGAATCTTCTCAGCGTACAAAGGTAAGAGTTCCTCTATTCTCTTTTTGTTCCACTGCAGGTCTAGGTCGTCTTCCTTGATGGGTCCCATAGGTTTCGTTTGATCATTTAGGGAGATCCAAGCATCCTGCCATAGCTTTGTTGTTTGCCCATTCCCTATAGCCTTCTCCAATTTAGCTTTAAGCAAATCCCTCCCAAATAGGATACTTCTCAAGCCGTGGGAACATCCTGCCGGTGGTGAGACCTCTAGGAAGCTCTTGTTTTGGCAATATTTCCCTTTCATGATTCTTGCCAATAGACATCCGGGTTTGTAATGATCATCCATGCTAGTTTCGCAAGTAGAGCTTGGTTGAAAGTCTGTATGTCTCTAAAGCCGAGACCCCCATCTGATTTAGGTTTTGAGAGGTTCGGCCAGGAGACCCAGCTCATCTTTCTTTTATCATCCGTTCCATCCCACCAAAATCTTGTTAGAGCCGATTGTATTCTTTTACAAAGACTAACCGGAATCATGAAACATGTCATTGTGTAGGTTGGGATTGCTGTGAGGACGGATTTCAGCATAGTGAGCTTCCCTGCCTTTGAGAGGAATCTTGTGGACCAGCCTGCTGCTCTTTGACGTATGCGGTCCACTATTGATGTGAAGATATCTTTTTTCCTGCGCCCAAAATTCTCAGGTAGCCCCAGATACTTCCCTTCTCCTCCCTCTGCTTATACCCAAAACTGCTTTTGCTTCGTTTCTCATGAGGATTGGAGTTTTTGAAGAGAATGTGATGGCTGATTTGGTCTTGTTTATCATCTGACCTGAGGCTCTCTCATATCGCAGGATGATGTTTTGCAGTGTTTCACAACTCTTTTTTGTTGCAGCACAGAAGAACATTGTGTCGTCGGCAAACAGAAGGTGGCTTACTCGTGGGCATCTGCGTGCTACTCGTATGCCTTGCAGCTCCCCCTTTAGCTCTGCTCTTTTgctcgtatatatatatatatatataagcctTTTTCAATAAGTAAACAATCTTAAAtaacagttacaaaaaaagaaaaacaatcttAAATAATCCTTTTAAATAATGtaaattttgtgtttattttattcACTAAAATATTAGATGACTACACAACTTTAGTTTAACATATATCCTCCTTTTAAATTAAGACTAGAATATAACCCGCGTTAAAACACGGATactgttttctttatttttactttatcaATTCAATACAAGTAAGTGcacgtttttattttatattaaaatcggttcagaaattttatttgaaacaaatGTAGGATTCTTAATgtattatgatttgattaaattatattataagatGTAAATGTTGATTGTGTActacaaaaattaatttttactgATTTGGTTAcaattattttaatcaatttgTTTTATTGGTGAACTGGTTAGAGTGACCggcttattattattattaatgttataatatataatatatctcaATTTTTGTAGAATCATTTAAAACTGactgataatttttttagtagtttttttttgtgaaaaagtTTTAGTagtttaataaattagattCTTACTAAAAAACTCTAATCATTAtattagtttcatattttttcgtaaataatatgataaataaatgttatttctAAATTACAACTCTAAACAAATggaataaatattattaaaattagttattatataatattttggttcaaaacattttattagattcttctgtttctttttataagatgttttaatataaacatataaattaagaaataaattttactttttatcaaaagaatttgattacaacaaaaaaataaccaaaaataattaatcattgATATTCTGAATAATacactatttaaaatattttaatcaattattgaaaatatatatagagaaaaattgaaaacctcatataaactaaaacaaaaatatcctATAAAACATCTTACAAAAAGatcttttattagttttaatatactatataacatatatttaattattagttttataagaTCCTTACATTCTTTCCATTTTAATCTTTTACCCAGAAAAAAAGATCTTTGCTTTTTGGACGACATACGATCTTTGCTTTATTAAGTATGAAAACGGTTGTTACTATATAAACATATGTCCTATATAACATGttatagaaatatttatataacattaTAGAAATATAACATGTCCTATATAACAtgttatacaaaatatttgaatgaAAAACGGTTGTTACTATATAAACAAATGTCCGATATAGCCGGAGAAACATTTCAATTATCTAAGTAAATGTATTTCTTTTGGTACTTAATAGCCCACTATTTTGGTTTACTAtttgttcaaaattttaattagtatattAACCTAATAAAACATATCAATAATCTAGATTTGGTTTAACATAGACTTTTCTATATTAGATAAAaagactctattttaatagagtagattatATTCTAACCCATCCTTTGAAAGagtggatatattttttgttttaattttatttttaaaattttaattttcttgtttttttctttgtaattatatttgtgttttcctttgtaatcatatttgtgtataaatcttaatcaaatttttgtaataaaataatagtaatttaaaatttgaccTGGCATACATTTggttctttgtaatcatatgcatgtttctttgtaatcatatttgtctGTTTTTGATCTTGATCCGCAAGTATAATGTTAgttttataattgttttgtttctgtGAAAATGTGacattttctgtaattttttaatatgttaaagaaatttaatttatataccaTTATACAGCATACTTCTTTGGAATCTTTCTTTGTAAATATTggcttatttttgtttttgaaaaatttcaaaaatactaGACAAGACTTCGGAGTAAATCTTCTAGGATTAATacgttagttttgcaattgatcAAATTTTGTTAGAAATGTgactttttaaaagaattacatGGAAGTCTtccaccaaaaaaataaaacttaaatattaaaattaaatatagacAATTTccattgaaaaataaaacttaaatatttaattttaattagacgacttccatgtaaATATAGAGGCAGATGACTTTAATGTAAGTTTTTTGGAAGACGATTTACACGAAAATCTTCTTATGGTAACAAAGGTTTTGACTAGAATCTCGGAGTATAATTATGAAAGATTTATGTGTAAATCGTCTGCTGGAAACCGGATATTTCTAGCTCCGCAAGGCAGCCCACAACCTTAACCTACCATCAAACTTTGACACGTGAGCTCCATCTACTCGCACTTCCATTAGTCATAAAAAACATGTAACAATCTGACAACAACAATCATCCAGTGCCGGTCCGAACTAATACGGCGCCTACGGCACCTAAAGCGTACCGAAAAACAATGCCTTTAATTATAACtaaagttttgatattttaaaatattaaaaactattaaattatattatttcaaataaataaacacaaaatattattctGAAAAGAATGTTCTAGctttttattagaaaatatttttcgaatttcaaataattaagtGTTTTAGTTATGTGGTATATCATTATCCTAGATAATCCTTTATAAATTCTACaagaatattataaaactagaaTTGACGAAAAGAaaatttttgtgtttaaaaaataatcatttattttttagaaatttcagTATGTCAGCCGTTTTTGTAATTGCATTTGACAATATTTCTAATAATAATCCTATTTTCATTAGTATTTTTTACAAATCCAAAAGTTATTATCTATATAGTAGGAAAAAAGTTATTATCTATACatataatagaaaaaaacataagaaaaacatATCTATATAACAAATATGGAGCATAGAGAAATAGAAAAGAGAGTTTTTTTGTCtaacttttctcaaaaaaaaattagaaaaaataaaaagatatagaAGAGGCTAATAAATGGTGTTACCAAAACTTCTATGAAAGAGaatcatatatttaattagaaaaagaaaagtgttataaaaaaaagaagaaaacatgaTGTTACTTTCGAGGTTTGAACCTAGTTCCATAAGAACATGAGATTAGGAACAGAAACCACCAGACTAGAACAGACGTTTGCAAAACCTGGCGCCCCTACaggtaatatattttttggcgCCCAAAGTCCATGCTTTGCGGGCTTTACCCCAGGGCCGGGCTTGATCATCATCGAGCTCTATTGTGTATACGCGTAGCGCGAACACACcactaatataaatatgtattttaatgatTCAATCTGTTTGTAGGGTGtctaaatgatactttttatgaaatagaagaagaataaaacttTTGCATTATTTTAGACATATTTATGTGAAAATAGTTCCTTTTACTTAATTTAACTGAatctctcaaaaaaaaaatctgaatctctcaaacaaaatttaatctGATATGAAGAAAACATTGGTCTCTGAGAAGGTGCATCCGTGCATGCATGATTAAATGGCTTAGGTCCTTGAGAAATGCACATATGACCGATTACGACCTATTACCCTTTTCTATAATTAGActatatgtttcttattaacATGCATTTCTTTGCACGAGTATGGTGTAACAAGACAATGAATAAACTATTAACCATCTAACTAGTTGCATTACTAATCATGTTATTAgttgtatttaatttactaaCCAGGTAATAAGTGGTATTTGCAATTTTAATTTTGGTTGTGAACCGATGCAGTAGCCAGTAGGGGCTTAGAAACTTTGATATTCCTTCCATTTCATTTTAAttgacattttatttttggatacacagattaataaaatattcaattttatactaaataaaaatattattataatacaTCTGATCACATTtcaatcaatagaaaaatagtaaattttgtattaaaatgataaaacaacacttattttgaaacaaaaattttactttaaaacataactaaattGAAAAAGAGGAAGTATGATTTTGTATCTAATATCTGCAAATAATTTCAGTTTCTGAAAATCGAAATTCTTAGATGCATAGTGTAAAAACATAGAATTCTTAATCAATCATGCACTTCTAAAATGTAGAGTTTTGATGGAAGAactatatagttttatttttgttgtttcaaCGTATTGAAcagtttctatatatttatttgaaacgGGAAGAGAACTATTCAAAGCGGTTATGAACGTGAAGAGGCAAACCATGAGCTGTAACTTTGGTAATGCCCAGAATTAAGAAATCAATAATGTAACTATTAAGAGCTTGTGGGGCTCCGTGTAATCAGACATCAAATAGTAGCGGTACTATATAACTAGTTTATGTAATTGCGTCATGTGATTACTCTGGAACTCTGTTACAGATATAAATAGATTACACGGCTGTCATTAATTTAATTGATCAATTGATCTCCTCTAACATAAAAGTCTaaacaacattaaaaattaataaagtagtttaaaatcaaaacctgGGAATGCTCGCTGCCAAATTTATATGTTAGTCAACGCCTTCATTAAATGTTAAATCTAACCTAATATAAGTAGTATAATATGCTCATAACTAAATAACGTTACGTATCGCGTAAATATTAGTTCTTCAAGCTCCACTATACTATTTTCAAGGATGTTGATATACTATTTGATCTCTACTTCAATTGTATGTTCTGAAGTTACACGGTTTgaacataaaaggaaaaaatgaaTCCAAGAAGCAAACGTTTTATATCTAGCGTGAAAAGCAAATATTATCTTCAGAAAGTGACAAAATGTAAACTACAACATTCAACTGGTGTTTGTACATTCTCATGTAGCAGTATATGCAGGGCTGGCCCTAAGATTTtgtgaaaatttattttacatatttgggaaactaaattttttttttgagagcCTATATCtatgtaatttttcaaaatttttgggGCTTATATCAAATATACTCAAGAACAGTCATGCATATATGATAAAAACGCTATATATTTTTGAGAATAGAACgccataaatattattataataaatccAAAGATCATTAGAGCAACTCCATTGCTGAACCTCTTTAGTGGGGTTCTAAGCAATTTTcctaaattaatttaattaatttttaaaagttaaggAGTTTCAAGTATTTGTATGTTCATTGGTGAAACCCAAAATGGGGTTCTTATGAAGAGAATAATTTTCAGTATTAACGTGGGTCATTTGATGGTTTCAATCAAGCTTAGGGAAACAAGTCTAGATTGAGAAAACAAGTGACATGAATCACTAAGTTCCATAGCAAACACAAATGCAGAACCAACACAAACAAGAGTCTTAATTCTCAACAAGTTAAAACGCACAAGACTAGTCAATCCAAGTACTCATAAAACAAAAGGGATAGATAGGTGACAATAAAACGCAGTGGAGAGAATTAGATTACtcgttggtggtggtggtgttggGACGACGAGGGGTGATGAGAACCTTGAGAACACCAAAGTTCACAGAAGCGGTGATGTTGTGACTCAAAAGCGAAGCTGCAGAAGAGTCAGACCAAGAAGTGTCGACACTTCCAAGGTAAAGACGTCCACTTTCATCGTGCTCGAACACATTCTTGACCTCAGCAGTGAACTTAACTTCACTCTCGTTAGCAAGCACTTCAACATCACCATTACCAACACCAGGTACATCCACTGCGAAGAAAAGACCACCATCAGCTGTCGGTTCTCCAACGAAGGCTCGCTTTCGACCTTTCACCACAAACGGATGCTCCTCCACGCGTCCTCCAGATTTACCTATCCTCAAGCATACTCAGTAACGTAAAAGTAGTAATAGCTTTTGAGAGAGGGAATGGGATTCGAACCTGTGAAAGGAGGCACAGTGTGAGTACACTTCTTGTCATGGTCCTTCACCTTGACCCTTGAGAGAATCATCCTCAAGACTCCATCTTTCATCTTGGCCTCCACGCCGGTGATCTCGCAGCAGTCACATCCCAAACCGGCGGTTCCGGAGTACTCACGCACGCCCTCCTTCTCGTAGCCGTCGTTGAAAGTCACTGCAGAGGAAAACACCACATTTTGCCTAACGGCGTCGACTCTGTGGTGGACAGCGTCGTCTGGAACCCCCGGCAAGTCGACACCTTTTATACCCAAAATCGAACACAAAAACGAGGGGAAAACACCATGTAAGAAGATGAAAACCATAAACAACAAGAATAAATGATTTTCGTTACGATTTACCTCAGAATTTGTCACGATCTCGAATCGCCAATTTTCGCCTTCGCTGTTTTTCGTTTTCTCTATCGCGtcaaatgaaattttttttctttcctttacGAAACCGACACCAAAACGACGGTGTTTCGACTTGTGACGTCATTAAGGACTCACCTCTTCAGACTGCTATTTTAAAGGCACCTCTTAACAGcccatttattttaattactttttaatacAATTTGGTTAAGAGTCTGGGTTATGAACCCCATTAAAAGCCCCGATGGAGATGATCTTAGCGTGGAGTTTCCCCGGTCatgatattttctataaaagtCGCATATAAAACGtaggtttataaattataaaaagtgaACACCTTATAGGTTTTTCAGCGTGTGCATGAGAGTTTTTCTTATGGATGAAATTTTTCTCTGCCTAACATAATCATTATTAGTAAAAGGAATATTGTAATAACACCAATAAGTTGAGCTTTGCACGTCACGGCTGGATTACGTACATAGAATATACTACagtaaaaatgtgaaaatacaTCAAATCCatatctataatatatataatcttacaGTGCAAAGTTTTGTACGTTTCTTGTACGCAAGACCATGAAAGCAAAACTGAACGTAAAGCAATGTCAATTATTAATCTACATGAAAagcaaataaacaaaacattcaTGCCCTATCCTCAACATGAATCAACATTCAAACTTTTAGCTTATAATGGGTATAACAATAGcactaaacaaaacaaaattaagaaCAATTCTGATTTAATCAAAGTAATGAACATTATTATCACTGGACAGAGAATTACTGTATCCAGCCGCCGAAGACGGAGGAGGATTATATATAGAATTGGTAGCAGATGAATtagaagacgaagaagacaCCACCATCGACGGAGACGGTAAAGAAGCGGGTGGCGTAGGCGGTGCAGCTGGCCGAGAAGACAACAGCCTTGGTGGTCGTGGGGGAGGAGGcggtggcggtggtggtgggAGCAAAATTGACGCCGCGAGAGCTGCATGATCGGACACTGATGTTGTATTATTGTTgaagttgttgttgttttgttgTAAGGAAGTGATTGTGGCGGCTTCTCGGTATTTGTGGCGGAGAATTTCTGTACGGACGGTGATGAGTTCCGATTGGAGAGATTGAATGTGGTGCTGAAGAGTGGAGATTGCGCCCATGCAACCGTATATTGGATCTCTCAATCTTAAGTTGGCTTCGTAAACCAAACTGTTTGCTGCGTCTCCTCTCTGACTTTCTCCCACTTCCTgcaaaaaataattagtatatatatttatatacaaattcaCAATTTAACAAGAAGGGAAAATGTTgctaaagaaaaacaaatgttaTATCTATGGAAAATGGCAATTGCTTATGTGTTAGATGGTTATttcactaataataataataattttacacATACATTCATTAGTGATATTACAACAAAATGTTAGATTGTTTCTAACATAGTTAGCTCCTTACACAGTTATTTTAcaacaaaatgtttcattttctctatttaCAAACTAAATATTAGAAACCCAAATGCCTACTAGATCCGGTAGAGAGGAATTTGACAATATATGATATTTCGTATAATTATGCAAAATGGCAAGTTAATAGAAACAAGTTCTTTTATGATTTCGATAATTGGCTAACAAAAAAAGAACCAAAATATGTAACTTAGTGGCTTGTACAAATGTTGCCGTGATGTCATAACGTAGATTTAAATCTAGTGATGTGCATGCTTGagttataataataataaaaataataataataataataataaatcccTTAATCTAAATATGTGCCTGGACTATAAGAAATTtatcaaaatgaaaaaatattgtttagtatGAAGTGAGTCAAACAAAAACTATGGTAGATCCATTCAACTATATCCCATTAATCAGATATGATATCGatataaaccaaaaagaaaaaaaaaagaaaaaggtgaTATATATGGATCTAAAGGGTAAGTAATAAGaaaactatattattattttttaaaagagatTAAAGGATCTGTTTGTCTTATTTTATAAAGGTTATCGAATGATTCAATGATCATTAGtgtaaaaaaatatgtgtaTAAGTAATTAACTAACTACCAAAAGATGtgctttcaaaaaaaaaactaccaaaagattttatcaaaaaaaaaacaaattaccaAAAGCATTTTGGAGACGTTACTGGCGCCGAAGACTTTATGAACGGCGGCGAACTTGTGAGGTTCGTGAGGCGAGAAGTATGGCGAGAAAGGACACTCCTCTGCGCAACGACGGCGGAGTAGCTTACAAGCGGCGCATGGGGTCACGGTGTTCAACGTTGTCCCAGGAGGCATCGCCACGTGTCTCCTGATTCCCATCACGGCATGATCCGCCGTCTTTTCGAAGGTTGGATCTTTCTTTACCTTCTTCACGATCTCGTGGTACTCGCTAAATCCTTCTCTGTCGTTTCCAATCAGTTCAACACCAAAAAGTTGTCCAAAGGATTATTATCGAAAACTTAccaagattatatatatattatattttaatttacctATCTCTGGACATCCAAGGATGCTAGTTATAAGCTTGTTCCTGAGAGCATCAATGAAAGAGGAgacgtgaagaagaagaagaggagaaatgGAGGAAATAGAACTTCTTAACAAAAGGGAGACTCATTAGGGTGGATTATATTAAGAGATATATTAATAGtctttctttaatttaaattttaattatacatatatcatCTCGACGATTAATAAACTTTAATGGTCTTACTCTTATACGTtaagaaatctattatattaaaatagaatcataactttatttcatttgtaatattttaatttggaccattatttagaaaatttataaaatacacataacttaactatattattatttaatatcttcatttttatttaaaataaaaattaatattaatttaagaaaactctaacaaaatctttgaagaattttttagaatcttttcaaaatttatttttaaaaattgattaatttaaatttagatgtcataaaatataatcagaaatttagatttaatttagttttgatttataaacaaaaacaaaataatataaaatattgtaatgataatagccacttaaaatgattacttttcaaaaataaattttacaaagattttataaagattttgcTGGAAAGCAATATCCAtttctgtttaattatataacatgtataaaaaattaacatatcttaatattttatatatacaataatttattatataaactgaataaacaaataaattactaaaagaaatTTAACACTTTAAATTACGAATCGagatcaaaataaattaaatacaaaataattatgaaCATGCCCTTTCTAACAAATCtgtcattttaattaaaactattatattgaactaaaaataataaaattattttaaattgataagttagtatattttattttcataaatataaaacatttattctaaaaatataatatgttggtagAATGATTTAAccttaataaactatataatacatgtataaaattaacttttcttaaacttttatatatatatatatatatatatatatatatatataataatttattatataaactgaataaacaaaaattctCAAGAAAATCTAGTCCTTTGAATTATAGGTCgggatcataataaattaaatatatatatatgtgtgatcatttgaaataattagttaattaacaacatgaaaactataaaattattgtagttgaaatagtgatttaaacatttaaatatatgaataatcttaaaaatatatactaattaaataaaacaaatatatatatataaataaatactgtatggttgtgcgggtcaaaatctagttacttaTTAAGTTTTGAGTAAGCTCGAGATTTGCaaaagattattatttattatccaTCATATGTATGAACAAATACTGGGAGATATCGGCCGAAGACCTTCAACAAAGAAACTTAATTTTTATTCCTATTCTGATCATAAGATATTTAATCCATTTTAGTTCCAATATAAATGCCCAACGATCAAAACAATCcataattatatagttatatatgtaAACTTTACAGTTTGTGGTTTGTTAATAAACTTATAAAGAAAGTTGgttgaagaaagaaaataaaaattaatatgcCGCTTGTATGATTGTATCGATCCTTGTACTTGGCTCAAACACTAGAATTACTTCTACAATCTGGATGAACTGTACCGGTTCAACCAAATCCGAATAAATAGTACACAATTCCCGACGTGTAAGTCAGCGGTTAATGTATTGAGAAACCAAACCGTtccataatttttcttttgtcaaatcTCTTCACGTGCTCTGTGCTGTATATATGTCAAActgtaaaaaggaaaaatacaatacatatGTACATAAGAAAAGTGGttgcaaaagaagaaagaattaCACAACATATTGAACATGTGGCTGCACGTGGAGGATGTTTCCGTCTAAGAACCCAAATTAAATGCGTTAATCAGTTCATACTTCATAGATCATAGTTTAAAATTATAGTTCGTATGATTCGTTTTTTTTCTAGTCTCACCACGTCTTAACATGCATG is a genomic window containing:
- the LOC108808684 gene encoding F-box/kelch-repeat protein At4g38940-like, giving the protein MVSNTKADDEKSSEAPSSLVLPSLPEDVIIDILARSSRCDHPTLSLVSKHFRSLIASPDLQARRSLLACTEHRLYVALYDINISYLYHWYILCRKANGLHCLVRALYDVYRSHTVEPIPSIPVPNFVCTFADFIDGKIYVIGCGADHYPVKAMLVFDTETQKWEHVMTTPEMNKALTRSYAYVMMADKIYAVGYLEAMSMTQRKVNTCVVDDVLYYHERVTTNTLRAYDPIQKSWGVVEGLKKLLAETSDSQWSGIVNYGGNLALLFRRAGGIWCAEISLERRQRGQIWGKVEWCEHVLTGNFEVKRSLAVVV
- the LOC108808683 gene encoding uncharacterized protein LOC108808683 gives rise to the protein MKDGVLRMILSRVKVKDHDKKCTHTVPPFTGKSGGRVEEHPFVVKGRKRAFVGEPTADGGLFFAVDVPGVGNGDVEVLANESEVKFTAEVKNVFEHDESGRLYLGSVDTSWSDSSAASLLSHNITASVNFGVLKVLITPRRPNTTTTNE
- the LOC108805695 gene encoding LOB domain-containing protein 13; protein product: MSRDREGFSEYHEIVKKVKKDPTFEKTADHAVMGIRRHVAMPPGTTLNTVTPCAACKLLRRRCAEECPFSPYFSPHEPHKFAAVHKVFGASNVSKMLLEVGESQRGDAANSLVYEANLRLRDPIYGCMGAISTLQHHIQSLQSELITVRTEILRHKYREAATITSLQQNNNNFNNNTTSVSDHAALAASILLPPPPPPPPPPRPPRLLSSRPAAPPTPPASLPSPSMVVSSSSSNSSATNSIYNPPPSSAAGYSNSLSSDNNVHYFD